A stretch of the Deltaproteobacteria bacterium genome encodes the following:
- a CDS encoding transporter substrate-binding domain-containing protein: protein MYNRWLRWRKILLVFVATWWYSIILLAVVFTGTVSGGDLQEVKERGVLRHLGIPYANFVTGSGDGMDVELVKLFAKYLGVRYKFIKTSWKNVIGDLTGKKVKPMGDEIQVIGKVPIRGDMVANGFTILPWRQKIVDYSTPTFPTQVWLIARADSPLKPIVPSGDIRKDIGAVKALLKGHTILGKANTCLDPALYGLKETGVRVKLFAGNVNELAPAVIQGDAESTLLDVPDALIALEKWPGKVKVIGPLSPQQEMGCAFAKTSRQLRDAFNQFLAKCKREGTYLRLVKKYYPAVLDYYPDFFREKVVSDIEGGSGPGVGSDRKL from the coding sequence ATGTATAATCGTTGGTTAAGATGGCGGAAGATCCTTTTGGTTTTCGTGGCAACGTGGTGGTATTCGATCATCCTGTTAGCTGTCGTTTTCACTGGCACCGTCTCGGGGGGCGATCTTCAGGAAGTTAAAGAAAGAGGGGTTCTGAGACATCTTGGCATTCCCTACGCCAATTTTGTCACCGGCAGCGGGGACGGCATGGATGTGGAACTGGTAAAACTCTTTGCCAAATATCTGGGGGTCAGGTATAAGTTCATCAAAACTTCCTGGAAGAATGTGATCGGGGACCTGACGGGGAAAAAAGTGAAACCTATGGGTGACGAGATCCAGGTCATCGGGAAGGTGCCGATCAGAGGCGATATGGTCGCCAATGGCTTCACCATTCTCCCTTGGCGGCAAAAAATTGTGGATTATTCCACCCCTACGTTTCCCACCCAGGTCTGGTTAATCGCCCGCGCCGATTCACCCCTGAAGCCCATTGTTCCCAGTGGTGATATCAGAAAGGATATCGGTGCGGTTAAAGCCCTTTTAAAGGGACACACCATTCTGGGGAAGGCCAATACCTGCCTCGACCCGGCTCTTTACGGGTTGAAAGAGACTGGCGTCAGGGTGAAACTGTTCGCTGGAAATGTCAACGAGTTAGCCCCGGCAGTCATCCAGGGCGATGCCGAGAGCACCCTCTTGGATGTCCCTGATGCCCTGATCGCCCTGGAGAAGTGGCCCGGCAAGGTCAAAGTGATCGGTCCTCTTTCTCCCCAACAGGAAATGGGTTGTGCCTTTGCTAAAACCTCCCGGCAACTGCGGGACGCCTTTAATCAGTTTTTGGCAAAGTGCAAAAGGGAGGGCACCTACTTACGCCTGGTAAAGAAATACTATCCTGCGGTTTTAGACTATTATCCAGATTTTTTTAGAGAGAAAGTAGTCTCCGACATCGAAGGCGGTTCCGGACCAGGAGTAGGAAGCGATCGAAAGCTTTAG